One genomic window of Gossypium hirsutum isolate 1008001.06 chromosome D11, Gossypium_hirsutum_v2.1, whole genome shotgun sequence includes the following:
- the LOC107924420 gene encoding 2-methyl-6-phytyl-1,4-hydroquinone methyltransferase, chloroplastic isoform X2, producing MAPKCGLSASRPASQPRFIQHKKEAFWFYRFLSIIYDHVINPGHWTEDMRNDALEPADLNNRNMIVVDVGGGTGFTTLGIVKHVDAKNVTILDQSPHQLAKAKQKEPLKECRIIEGDAEDLHFRTDYADRYVSAGSIEYWPDPQRGIKEAYRVLKLGGKACLIGPVYPTFWLSRFFADVWMLFPKEEEYIDWFEKAGFKDVQLKRIGPKWYRGVRRHGLIMGCSVTGVKPASGDSPLQLGPKAEDVSKPINPLTFLLRFILGTMAATYYVLVPIYMWLKDQIVPEGQPI from the exons ATGGCTCCAAAGTGCGGCTTATCAGCATCAAGGCCAGCTTCACAACCACGATTCATACAACACAAAAAAGAGGCTTTTTGGTTCTACAGGTTCCTCTCAATTATATATGACCATGTGATAAACCCTGGTCACTGGACTGAAGACATGAGGAATGATGCACTTGAGCCAGCCGATCTCAACAACAGGAACATGATTGTTGTAGATGTTGGTGGTGGAACTGGTTTCACTACTTTGGGTATCGTTAAGCATGTGGATGCTAAGAATGTTACAATTCTCGACCAATCTCCGCACCAGCTTGCCAAGGCTAAGCAAAAGGAGCCTTTGAAGGAGTGCaggataattgaaggtgatgcaGAAGATCTCCACTTCCGTACTGATTATGCCGACAGATATGTGTCTGCTGGCAG CATAGAGTACTGGCCAGACCCACAACGGGGCATCAAGGAAGCATATAGGGTATTGAAACTAGGAGGAAAAGCTTGTCTGATTGGTCCTGTGTACCCGACATTCTGGTTGTCACGCTTCTTTGCGGATGTTTGGATGCTTTTCCCTAAGGAGGAAGAGTACATTGACTGGTTTGAAAAGGCTGGATTTAAGGATGTCCAACTCAAAAGGATTGGCCCTAAGTGGTATCGTGGAGTTCGCAGACATGGTTTGATCATGGGGTGCTCTGTAACTGGTGTCAAACCTGCATCTGGGGACTCTCCTTTGCAG CTTGGCCCGAAGGCAGAGGATGTATCGAAACCAATAAACCCATTAACATTCCTGTTGCGCTTTATACTGGGTACCATGGCAGCTACGTATTATGTATTGGTCCCTATCTATATGTGGTTGAAGGATCAAATTGTGCCGGaaggtcaaccaatctaa
- the LOC107923286 gene encoding calmodulin, which translates to MADTLTEDQISEFREAFCLIDKDSDGFITMGELAAVIRTLDVNPTKDVQGMFSEANVEGNGTTIDFKDFLNIMASKMKENLMDELQEAFKVFDRDEDGFISANELRQVMMNLGERLTMEEAEQMIREADVDGDGVVSYEEFARMMMMAF; encoded by the exons ATGGCAGATACATTGACAGAAGATCAAATTTCTGAGTTTCGTGAAGCCTTTTGCTTGATCGATAAAGATTCAGATG GGTTCATTACCATGggagagttggcagcagtgatccGGACATTAGATGTAAACCCTACAAAGGATGTTCAAGGCATGTTCAGTGAGGCTAATGTTGAAGGAAATGGGACGACCATCGATTTCAAAGATTTCTTAAATATTATGGCAAGTAAAATGAag GAAAACTTGATGGATGAACTACAAGAAGCTTTCAAAGTATTTGACAGAGATGAAGATGGATTCATATCAGCAAACGAG TTGAGACAAGTGATGATGAATCTGGGAGAAAGACTAACAATGGAAGAAGCAGAGCAGATGATAAGAGAAGCCGACGTGGATGGAGATGGAGTAGTCAGCTATGAGGAGTTTGCAAGGATGATGATGATGGCCTTCTAA
- the LOC107924420 gene encoding 2-methyl-6-phytyl-1,4-hydroquinone methyltransferase, chloroplastic isoform X1: MASSMLNGAESFTLIRGVTPRRVDFFGSGFHGKHLSNLGLAFSVRISRPGTTMAPKCGLSASRPASQPRFIQHKKEAFWFYRFLSIIYDHVINPGHWTEDMRNDALEPADLNNRNMIVVDVGGGTGFTTLGIVKHVDAKNVTILDQSPHQLAKAKQKEPLKECRIIEGDAEDLHFRTDYADRYVSAGSIEYWPDPQRGIKEAYRVLKLGGKACLIGPVYPTFWLSRFFADVWMLFPKEEEYIDWFEKAGFKDVQLKRIGPKWYRGVRRHGLIMGCSVTGVKPASGDSPLQLGPKAEDVSKPINPLTFLLRFILGTMAATYYVLVPIYMWLKDQIVPEGQPI, from the exons ATGGCTTCTTCCATGCTTAATGGAGCAGAAAGCTTCACTCTCATTAGGGGGGTAACCCCAAGAAGGGTTGATTTTTTTGGGTCAGGTTTTCATGGGAAACACTTATCTAATTTGGGTTTAGCCTTTAGTGTGAGGATCTCCAGGCCAGGAACAACAATGGCTCCAAAGTGCGGCTTATCAGCATCAAGGCCAGCTTCACAACCACGATTCATACAACACAAAAAAGAGGCTTTTTGGTTCTACAGGTTCCTCTCAATTATATATGACCATGTGATAAACCCTGGTCACTGGACTGAAGACATGAGGAATGATGCACTTGAGCCAGCCGATCTCAACAACAGGAACATGATTGTTGTAGATGTTGGTGGTGGAACTGGTTTCACTACTTTGGGTATCGTTAAGCATGTGGATGCTAAGAATGTTACAATTCTCGACCAATCTCCGCACCAGCTTGCCAAGGCTAAGCAAAAGGAGCCTTTGAAGGAGTGCaggataattgaaggtgatgcaGAAGATCTCCACTTCCGTACTGATTATGCCGACAGATATGTGTCTGCTGGCAG CATAGAGTACTGGCCAGACCCACAACGGGGCATCAAGGAAGCATATAGGGTATTGAAACTAGGAGGAAAAGCTTGTCTGATTGGTCCTGTGTACCCGACATTCTGGTTGTCACGCTTCTTTGCGGATGTTTGGATGCTTTTCCCTAAGGAGGAAGAGTACATTGACTGGTTTGAAAAGGCTGGATTTAAGGATGTCCAACTCAAAAGGATTGGCCCTAAGTGGTATCGTGGAGTTCGCAGACATGGTTTGATCATGGGGTGCTCTGTAACTGGTGTCAAACCTGCATCTGGGGACTCTCCTTTGCAG CTTGGCCCGAAGGCAGAGGATGTATCGAAACCAATAAACCCATTAACATTCCTGTTGCGCTTTATACTGGGTACCATGGCAGCTACGTATTATGTATTGGTCCCTATCTATATGTGGTTGAAGGATCAAATTGTGCCGGaaggtcaaccaatctaa